The Candidatus Methylacidiphilales bacterium genome includes a region encoding these proteins:
- a CDS encoding response regulator, translated as MSSNYDYKHFFVLYVDDEAQAGSNFKEYLSDVFDVKIATSGEEGWRMFSENPDRFAVVMTDQRMPGSSGVELLEKVKAARPRVIRILATAYSDLDAAIQAVNSGAIYKYITKPWDPPTLEITLKRGMEFFLVQRERDFLMKEKMSALQRLMMTDRLMSLGIFAAGLNHHLRNSLTAVKTFLDLAPFKLQSENLDLNHLRNPDYWRDFYNTVQGQISKINGLLLEIQDIPETPRLPLTDTVKINDLLKTVFAAKQPAFKEKNIESSFNPGSPVPDIQGNQQMLQRALDFLLHDEVINVNRGGHVTVSTESHKDTLGTAGVLITISDNGPDISAAHLTCIFDPFFVRRNLPEEYGLNLLASFFLIYHHSGSITVKPNPQGGVVFEIFIPEDPAKLPVRSDEHEFLERVFNTEKAWEKILLEA; from the coding sequence ATGAGTTCAAATTACGACTACAAACATTTCTTCGTCCTCTACGTTGATGACGAAGCCCAGGCCGGCTCCAATTTCAAGGAATACCTTTCGGACGTCTTTGATGTAAAAATCGCAACGAGCGGCGAGGAGGGATGGCGCATGTTCTCGGAAAATCCCGACCGCTTTGCCGTTGTCATGACAGACCAGCGGATGCCGGGCTCCTCCGGCGTCGAGCTCCTGGAAAAAGTCAAGGCAGCCCGCCCCCGTGTGATACGCATCCTGGCCACCGCCTACTCCGACCTGGACGCGGCCATTCAGGCGGTGAATTCAGGCGCCATTTACAAATACATCACCAAACCCTGGGACCCGCCAACCCTCGAAATCACACTGAAACGCGGCATGGAATTTTTCCTCGTCCAACGCGAGCGCGATTTTCTGATGAAGGAAAAAATGTCCGCATTGCAGCGCCTCATGATGACCGACCGGCTCATGAGTCTGGGGATTTTCGCGGCGGGATTGAACCACCACCTTCGCAATTCGCTCACCGCCGTAAAAACATTTCTGGACCTCGCCCCGTTCAAACTCCAGAGCGAGAACCTGGATCTCAACCATCTCCGCAATCCGGATTACTGGCGCGACTTCTACAATACCGTGCAAGGCCAGATTTCGAAGATCAACGGGCTTCTGCTGGAAATCCAGGATATTCCCGAAACCCCGCGCCTCCCGCTCACCGATACTGTCAAAATCAACGACCTTTTGAAAACCGTTTTCGCGGCAAAACAACCGGCTTTCAAAGAAAAAAACATAGAGTCTTCATTCAACCCGGGATCTCCCGTTCCTGACATCCAGGGAAACCAGCAAATGCTCCAGCGAGCCCTGGATTTCCTTCTGCACGACGAGGTCATCAACGTAAACCGGGGAGGCCACGTCACCGTATCAACCGAATCGCACAAGGACACTCTGGGAACCGCCGGTGTCCTGATCACCATCTCGGACAATGGACCGGATATTTCCGCGGCCCATCTGACCTGCATCTTCGATCCTTTCTTTGTCCGCAGAAACCTGCCCGAGGAATACGGCCTGAATCTTCTGGCTTCTTTCTTCCTCATTTACCATCACTCCGGCTCCATTACCGTCAAGCCCAACCCACAGGGCGGCGTCGTATTCGAAATATTTATCCCGGAAGATCCGGCCAAACTCCCGGTCCGGTCCGATGAGCATGAATTTCTCGAACGGGTTTTCAACACCGAAAAAGCCTGGGAAAAGATCTTGCTCGAAGCCTGA
- a CDS encoding response regulator: MTTPSKTQPSKPLALVVDDDPSVRTAVQYMVSSLGWETQTVPSAAEALKQLKIRHFNAVIADVAMEGVDGIELCRLIHQECGQAAPLVFMLSGYMDSATRNAAAKAGAKAFLRKPIGTLEFAEAFRNHGLPCTHP; the protein is encoded by the coding sequence ATGACAACCCCGTCCAAAACGCAACCATCCAAACCTCTAGCCTTGGTCGTGGACGACGACCCGTCTGTCCGGACCGCCGTCCAATACATGGTCTCTTCGTTGGGCTGGGAAACCCAAACCGTTCCCAGCGCAGCCGAAGCCCTGAAGCAGTTAAAAATCCGGCATTTTAACGCCGTGATTGCGGATGTCGCCATGGAGGGGGTCGATGGAATCGAGCTTTGCCGGCTGATTCATCAGGAATGTGGTCAGGCCGCCCCTTTGGTTTTTATGCTGTCCGGCTATATGGATTCGGCAACCCGCAATGCGGCCGCGAAAGCCGGGGCAAAGGCCTTCCTGCGAAAGCCGATCGGGACCCTGGAATTTGCCGAAGCCTTTCGCAATCATGGACTGCCCTGCACCCACCCATAA
- a CDS encoding dUTPase, producing MPQPDKFEEIFRLQSVLNKRIGVNLDHLSEEEKARWVLNYTRAMSQEIAELIDSVPWKWWAKYQKFDDQNARVEVIDLFHFLISIAQALGMTADDVFQAYVKKNEVNHQRQESGYVKKDEADSRHI from the coding sequence ATGCCTCAACCCGACAAATTCGAAGAAATCTTCCGCCTGCAATCCGTTTTGAATAAACGCATCGGCGTCAATCTCGACCACCTTTCCGAAGAAGAAAAGGCCAGGTGGGTGCTCAACTACACGCGGGCCATGTCCCAGGAAATAGCCGAGTTGATCGACAGCGTCCCGTGGAAATGGTGGGCCAAATACCAAAAATTCGACGACCAGAACGCGCGCGTCGAGGTCATCGACCTGTTTCATTTTCTTATTTCCATTGCCCAGGCGCTGGGCATGACGGCCGACGATGTTTTCCAGGCCTACGTCAAAAAGAATGAAGTCAACCACCAACGCCAGGAGAGCGGCTACGTTAAAAAAGACGAAGCCGATTCCAGGCACATTTAA
- a CDS encoding glycosyltransferase family 9 protein: MKILVVKPTALGDVAQALRVAPLLKQAPGCRELVWLVDEEYAPVLELCPSIDRLILFPRRKWRKNWLRAETAAWFGQLRRERFDIVLDLQGLARSALMTLAAGAPRRIGLRSSRELALLAYTEMADDHSIHAVDRYREAARILAGTEQQPNQPALRVPCGDLPRGLSAGKFTVIHPYSQWSTKLWGWQNYETLIQLLPQETFVLVGQGPFFPVLAPNVVDLRNKTSLAVLLGLLGQARAVVSTDSGPLHLADAFETPVVAVYGASDPRKTGPKGRASRILTASVPCRPCLSRKCEYDERMACMRGVKPEQVAEAWMEVAKMRENSQHAG, translated from the coding sequence ATGAAAATCCTCGTCGTCAAGCCCACGGCATTGGGTGATGTGGCGCAGGCGCTTCGTGTGGCGCCTCTGCTCAAACAAGCGCCGGGATGCCGGGAGCTTGTCTGGCTTGTGGATGAAGAATATGCCCCCGTTCTCGAACTGTGTCCGAGCATTGACCGCCTGATTCTTTTCCCGCGCCGGAAATGGCGCAAGAACTGGCTCCGCGCGGAAACCGCCGCCTGGTTCGGCCAATTAAGGCGCGAGCGATTTGACATTGTCCTGGACTTGCAGGGATTGGCGCGCAGTGCATTGATGACACTGGCCGCGGGCGCGCCGCGTCGCATCGGGCTCAGATCCAGCAGGGAACTGGCTTTGCTGGCGTACACGGAAATGGCGGACGACCACTCCATTCATGCCGTGGACCGCTACCGGGAGGCCGCCCGGATCCTCGCCGGGACTGAGCAGCAGCCCAACCAGCCTGCGTTGCGGGTCCCCTGCGGAGATTTGCCGCGCGGACTGTCCGCCGGGAAATTTACGGTGATCCATCCTTACAGCCAGTGGAGCACGAAGCTTTGGGGTTGGCAAAATTATGAAACACTCATTCAATTGCTTCCGCAGGAGACATTTGTTTTGGTCGGACAGGGACCCTTTTTCCCGGTTCTGGCGCCTAACGTGGTGGATTTGCGGAACAAGACATCCCTTGCTGTTTTGCTAGGACTCTTGGGGCAGGCCCGCGCGGTTGTTAGTACAGATTCGGGGCCTCTTCACCTGGCGGATGCGTTTGAAACGCCGGTTGTGGCGGTGTATGGAGCGTCGGATCCGCGAAAAACAGGTCCAAAGGGCAGGGCCAGTCGAATTTTGACTGCGAGCGTGCCTTGCCGTCCCTGTCTTTCAAGGAAATGCGAGTATGATGAGCGCATGGCCTGCATGCGGGGAGTTAAACCTGAGCAAGTGGCCGAGGCTTGGATGGAAGTGGCCAAAATGCGCGAAAACAGCCAACACGCAGGTTGA
- a CDS encoding metallophosphoesterase family protein encodes MKFGIFGDIHSNQEGLEAVLEDMQKQKVTHAVCLGDIVGYNANPADCLDLVRALGCPIVKGNHDEEASEDRDIEHFNPLAFQSMKYSRDQLSDEQKKFLRSLPMQKSISDFTVVHSTLDGPARWHYVFTAEDAEKSFTYQRTQVCFFGHTHVPHLFVKDTKVHEFFYKRVVLQPDKHYFVNVGSVGQPRDGDWRSAYVVYDPEERVVELRRVPYDLAKAQEKILRAGLPDRLAERLANAV; translated from the coding sequence GTGAAATTTGGAATTTTTGGCGACATCCACAGCAATCAGGAAGGTCTTGAGGCGGTTCTGGAGGATATGCAAAAACAAAAGGTCACCCATGCCGTTTGCCTGGGTGACATTGTGGGCTACAATGCCAATCCGGCGGATTGTCTGGATTTGGTCCGGGCGCTGGGGTGTCCGATTGTGAAGGGGAACCACGATGAGGAGGCTTCCGAGGATCGGGATATTGAGCATTTTAATCCGCTGGCCTTCCAGTCGATGAAATATTCCCGGGACCAGCTTTCCGACGAGCAAAAAAAATTCCTTCGCAGCCTCCCGATGCAAAAGAGCATCTCGGATTTTACGGTGGTGCACAGCACGCTGGACGGCCCCGCGCGCTGGCATTACGTCTTTACGGCCGAGGATGCCGAAAAAAGTTTCACGTATCAGCGGACCCAGGTTTGTTTTTTCGGCCATACCCATGTGCCGCATCTGTTTGTCAAGGACACCAAGGTGCATGAATTCTTTTACAAGCGCGTGGTGCTTCAACCGGACAAGCATTATTTTGTCAATGTCGGCTCGGTCGGGCAGCCCCGTGACGGGGATTGGCGTTCGGCTTATGTGGTTTATGATCCGGAAGAACGGGTGGTTGAGCTGCGGCGGGTGCCTTATGATCTGGCCAAGGCCCAGGAAAAAATTCTCAGGGCAGGGCTGCCGGACCGCCTGGCGGAACGGCTTGCCAATGCGGTTTGA
- a CDS encoding ABC transporter permease subunit codes for MKGLNHILAIAGNTLTEALRQRILYVLIVFGVVLLALGTFGTDFSLGDEFKFMKDSAYAAISMIGLVVALVSTSQLIPSEIERRTIYTLLSKPVQRHEFILGKYLGLVAVLTLNMLMMALIFFLVLRFKGVLMMAGLGGGGGNAPGELQAEQINMIRHQVQDPAMLQAFCLLWAKLCIVIALAVLFSTVATSTVFIACMTLLVYFAGHLQSIARESWLNGGAHLDWPKSAFLAIISLLVPDFQAYSLIDEMIAGNAVSWHKTAEILAYSGVYIAVVMALSALIFEEREL; via the coding sequence ATGAAAGGTTTGAATCACATCCTGGCGATCGCAGGCAACACCCTGACAGAGGCTCTGAGGCAAAGGATTCTATATGTTCTTATTGTTTTCGGGGTTGTTTTGCTGGCCCTTGGAACTTTTGGCACGGATTTTTCCCTGGGGGACGAGTTCAAGTTCATGAAGGACTCGGCTTATGCGGCGATCAGCATGATCGGGCTGGTGGTGGCGTTGGTTTCCACGTCGCAGTTGATCCCATCCGAGATTGAGCGGCGGACGATTTACACCCTGCTCAGCAAGCCGGTGCAGCGTCATGAATTTATTCTGGGCAAATACCTTGGGTTGGTGGCGGTGCTGACCCTCAACATGCTGATGATGGCGCTGATATTTTTTTTGGTGCTGCGTTTCAAAGGGGTCTTGATGATGGCCGGCCTGGGTGGGGGAGGAGGCAATGCCCCCGGTGAACTGCAGGCGGAGCAAATCAACATGATCCGCCATCAGGTCCAGGACCCCGCGATGCTGCAGGCGTTTTGCCTGTTGTGGGCGAAGTTGTGCATTGTGATCGCGCTGGCGGTCTTGTTTTCCACCGTGGCGACATCGACCGTTTTCATTGCCTGCATGACGCTGCTTGTTTATTTTGCCGGACACCTGCAGTCGATTGCCCGCGAATCCTGGTTGAACGGGGGCGCGCATCTGGACTGGCCCAAGTCGGCGTTTCTAGCTATTATTTCATTGTTAGTTCCTGATTTTCAGGCCTACAGCCTGATTGATGAGATGATTGCGGGGAATGCGGTGTCCTGGCACAAGACGGCCGAGATTCTGGCTTATTCAGGCGTTTACATCGCCGTGGTCATGGCGTTGTCGGCGCTGATTTTTGAGGAACGCGAGCTGTGA
- a CDS encoding ABC transporter ATP-binding protein, with amino-acid sequence MKPKTAPASSSGFEVPAVRISGLAKHFRLHWKLKSLLALSGLDLEVARGEVFGLLGPNGSGKSTTLKLLLGLLRPSAGRAEIFGHAAGSLEARRCCGFLPENPYFPDFLSGREVLRYYGRLVDLSGRALEGRIDALLEQVELSGSAAARPLKTYSKGMLQRIGLAQALLHDPDLLLLDEPTAGVDPAGSRQIRDLILNLKQRGKTVIFSSHLLEQVQEVSDRVVILHRGEKLREGKLEDLLSVEDELEIRVKGLGKESKAKLKRWLVEQGGRGVAIGHPKMRLEDWFIRAIGEEDSK; translated from the coding sequence ATGAAACCTAAAACTGCACCCGCCTCATCCTCCGGCTTCGAAGTTCCCGCAGTGCGGATCAGCGGCCTGGCCAAACATTTCCGGCTGCATTGGAAATTGAAAAGCCTGCTGGCGTTGTCGGGCCTGGATTTGGAGGTCGCAAGAGGCGAGGTTTTTGGATTGTTAGGCCCGAACGGTTCGGGCAAGAGCACCACCCTGAAGCTTTTGCTGGGGCTTTTGCGTCCCAGCGCGGGCCGCGCGGAGATCTTTGGGCATGCGGCCGGTTCCCTGGAGGCCCGCCGGTGCTGCGGTTTTTTGCCGGAAAATCCATATTTCCCCGATTTTTTGTCGGGTCGTGAGGTGCTGCGTTATTATGGGCGGCTGGTGGATTTGAGCGGGAGGGCGTTGGAGGGTAGGATTGACGCATTGCTGGAGCAGGTGGAATTGTCCGGTTCGGCGGCGGCGCGTCCCTTGAAGACTTATTCCAAGGGAATGCTGCAGCGTATCGGGCTGGCTCAGGCGCTTCTGCATGACCCTGATTTGCTCCTGCTGGACGAACCCACGGCGGGTGTGGATCCGGCGGGGTCCCGGCAGATTCGCGATCTGATTTTGAACCTGAAACAGCGCGGCAAGACGGTGATCTTTTCGTCGCACCTTCTGGAGCAGGTGCAGGAAGTTTCCGACCGTGTGGTGATTTTGCATCGCGGCGAAAAACTGCGCGAAGGAAAGCTGGAAGATCTTTTGTCGGTGGAAGATGAATTGGAGATACGGGTGAAGGGGCTTGGGAAGGAATCAAAGGCAAAATTAAAGCGATGGCTTGTGGAACAGGGCGGACGCGGCGTGGCAATCGGGCATCCAAAAATGCGGCTGGAGGATTGGTTCATCCGTGCAATTGGCGAGGAGGACTCCAAATGA
- a CDS encoding acylphosphatase, whose translation MKARKLFYSGHVQGVGFRYSVKQIAAGYDVTGLVRNLPDGRVELFIQGAESEIGAMEQDILKSHLKGLIKTVESYDAGVENGLRGFSIAF comes from the coding sequence ATGAAAGCGCGAAAGTTATTTTATTCCGGGCATGTACAGGGAGTGGGGTTCCGCTATTCGGTGAAGCAAATTGCCGCGGGCTATGATGTGACCGGTTTGGTGCGGAATTTGCCGGACGGACGGGTGGAGTTGTTTATCCAGGGGGCGGAAAGTGAAATCGGGGCCATGGAACAGGATATATTAAAGAGCCATTTGAAGGGGCTTATCAAAACGGTTGAAAGTTATGACGCGGGGGTTGAAAATGGCCTGCGAGGCTTTAGCATCGCGTTTTGA
- a CDS encoding cyclic nucleotide-binding domain-containing protein, with translation MEITFADVSRMTLFRGFDKDFVSLLDLFFVENNYPADTHLVEQNVLQDRFYLVIAGSVAVYQSVENRRVPLATLDAGQFFGEINLFDPGLATASVVALTPVKTLEISNEQFRFFIENKPAIAADFTFQLAETIVRRFRGSNTALIEELNRPEAIQKAENISRGMPA, from the coding sequence ATGGAAATCACTTTTGCAGACGTCAGCAGAATGACCCTTTTCCGGGGGTTCGATAAGGATTTTGTCAGCCTGCTGGACCTTTTTTTCGTCGAAAACAACTACCCCGCCGACACGCATCTTGTCGAACAAAACGTCCTCCAGGACCGCTTTTATCTTGTCATTGCCGGCTCGGTCGCCGTCTATCAGTCCGTCGAAAACCGCCGGGTCCCCCTGGCCACCCTTGATGCCGGCCAGTTCTTCGGGGAAATAAACCTCTTCGACCCGGGCCTCGCCACCGCAAGCGTGGTGGCGCTGACTCCTGTCAAAACACTTGAAATCTCCAACGAACAATTCCGGTTTTTCATCGAAAACAAACCCGCTATTGCGGCCGACTTCACCTTCCAGTTGGCCGAAACCATCGTGCGCCGCTTCCGCGGTTCAAACACCGCCTTGATCGAAGAACTGAACCGGCCTGAAGCCATTCAAAAGGCCGAAAACATCAGCCGCGGGATGCCGGCCTGA
- a CDS encoding prolipoprotein diacylglyceryl transferase, giving the protein MNLNSVHPGSVYSLLMLLGIVASFIFWSRLAKHDEKLLGIYAAGLAGAFLGAKLMYLLAEGWLHFGARDMWLQLMTGKSILGALMGGYLAVELAKRFVGYRASTGDWFALVVPAGVLIGRVGCLFQGCCLGALCEPAWYTLRDNDGFTRWPAVPLEMIFNVLALLVFLILRKCRVLPGQHFHLYLIGYGLFRFANEFMRDTPRIIGGWSGYQIGALAVALLGIIGFVRRAREPKGSNR; this is encoded by the coding sequence ATGAATCTAAATTCAGTGCATCCAGGATCCGTTTACAGCTTGCTGATGCTTTTGGGCATTGTGGCCAGCTTTATTTTCTGGTCGCGGCTTGCGAAGCATGATGAAAAATTGCTGGGGATTTATGCCGCGGGCCTGGCGGGCGCGTTTCTTGGCGCAAAACTCATGTATCTTCTGGCAGAAGGCTGGCTGCACTTCGGCGCGCGGGACATGTGGTTGCAGCTCATGACGGGCAAATCCATTCTTGGCGCGCTGATGGGCGGCTATCTGGCGGTGGAACTGGCGAAACGGTTTGTGGGTTATCGCGCCTCAACAGGCGATTGGTTTGCGCTGGTCGTGCCGGCGGGCGTGCTGATTGGGCGCGTGGGATGTTTGTTCCAGGGCTGCTGTCTCGGAGCGCTCTGCGAGCCGGCGTGGTACACGCTGCGGGATAACGACGGTTTTACGCGCTGGCCTGCCGTGCCGCTGGAGATGATTTTTAATGTGCTGGCATTGCTTGTATTTTTAATATTAAGAAAATGCCGTGTGTTGCCGGGCCAGCATTTCCATCTGTACCTCATCGGCTACGGCCTGTTCCGCTTTGCCAATGAATTCATGCGCGACACGCCGCGCATCATCGGTGGCTGGTCGGGGTACCAGATTGGCGCGCTGGCGGTCGCCTTGCTGGGGATTATCGGGTTTGTGAGGCGCGCACGCGAGCCCAAGGGTTCAAATCGATGA
- a CDS encoding radical SAM protein yields the protein MKAAFAAEELLKRTTGRCPTCHAACPTEVLKVDDGAGSRIFLKRNCPDHGETSNCISSDARFYWLAQGDPENACCGGSSCCAADGEGTGTLGRNAVAPKGDAPFEKLATCLALIEIVNSCNLSCPTCYADSPVGSGGKVDAVPLDDLKRRIEGVIERKGGIEILQLSGGEPTLHPQFFELLEWALAHEKIDYVLLNTNGVRIATDDAFAEKLGKTFRYGGMQLYLQFDGVQSEGQAFLRGGDLREMRRRVLSRCEAMNLPVTLAMTVTPDNLPHLWEAVEFGLRYRHVRGVAFQPMFGSGRVPAEKQERLNTADIILAAVGQSANRLKYEDFTPLPCGDPNCATIGYLLKTPLGVRSISDFIDFAQVQGFLRDKVRYSLDDLAQCGCENEPLGDLLKKFEMDETNTFRLFVKPFMDAWSWDEDRIDRCCTHVIRPDGKLDSFCRYYSGFSGV from the coding sequence ATGAAGGCCGCTTTCGCCGCGGAAGAACTTCTCAAGCGGACGACCGGACGTTGCCCGACCTGCCATGCGGCGTGCCCCACCGAGGTTTTGAAAGTGGATGACGGCGCCGGGAGCCGGATTTTTCTCAAACGCAACTGCCCGGATCATGGCGAAACCTCGAATTGCATCAGTTCCGATGCCCGGTTTTACTGGCTGGCCCAGGGAGACCCTGAGAATGCCTGTTGCGGCGGCAGTTCCTGCTGTGCCGCAGACGGAGAGGGAACCGGAACGCTGGGGCGCAATGCTGTCGCACCCAAAGGCGATGCGCCGTTTGAAAAGCTCGCCACCTGCCTGGCGCTCATCGAAATCGTCAATTCCTGCAATCTTTCCTGCCCGACCTGTTATGCGGATTCGCCTGTTGGCAGCGGCGGCAAGGTGGATGCGGTTCCGCTGGATGATTTAAAACGGCGCATCGAAGGCGTGATCGAGCGCAAGGGCGGCATCGAGATCCTGCAACTTTCCGGCGGAGAACCGACTTTGCATCCGCAATTTTTTGAATTGCTTGAGTGGGCGCTTGCGCACGAGAAAATCGATTATGTCCTGTTGAATACGAACGGGGTGCGCATCGCGACGGATGACGCATTTGCCGAAAAGCTGGGAAAAACATTCCGCTACGGCGGGATGCAACTTTATTTGCAATTCGACGGCGTGCAATCGGAAGGGCAGGCCTTCCTGCGCGGGGGTGATTTGCGGGAAATGCGGCGCCGGGTCCTCTCGCGTTGCGAGGCCATGAATCTGCCGGTCACACTCGCGATGACGGTCACGCCGGACAATCTTCCCCACTTATGGGAGGCCGTTGAATTTGGTTTGCGCTACCGGCATGTACGAGGCGTGGCTTTCCAGCCGATGTTTGGCAGCGGACGTGTGCCGGCCGAAAAGCAGGAGCGGCTCAACACGGCGGACATTATTCTCGCCGCGGTCGGGCAGTCCGCGAATCGGCTTAAGTATGAGGATTTTACGCCGCTGCCATGCGGAGACCCGAACTGCGCGACCATTGGTTATTTGCTCAAGACGCCGCTCGGTGTGCGGTCGATCAGCGACTTCATTGATTTCGCGCAGGTGCAGGGATTTCTGCGCGATAAAGTGCGGTACTCGCTCGACGACCTTGCGCAATGCGGCTGCGAGAACGAGCCGTTGGGTGACTTGCTGAAGAAATTCGAGATGGATGAAACGAACACGTTTCGTCTTTTCGTCAAGCCGTTCATGGACGCGTGGTCCTGGGACGAGGACCGGATTGACCGCTGCTGCACGCATGTCATTCGTCCGGACGGAAAGCTGGATTCGTTTTGCCGGTATTACTCCGGGTTTTCGGGCGTCTGA
- a CDS encoding dicarboxylate/amino acid:cation symporter, with product MSDFPDKKPWYRILYIQVLIAVFAGILLGFFFPDLGKSLKPLGDGFIRLIRMIIAPIIFCTVVHGIASMGDLRRLGRIGIKTLVYFEVLSTVALIIGLIVVNTLKPGAGLHIDSSKLDPGLAGAYAEKAHAQTVVDFVLNIVPRSFFDAFATGDILQVLLVSILAAFAIVPMGAPGRHVLHVIEQGGKVFFGIMRIIVQAAPLAALGAMSFTVGSYGLGALRQLLALMAGFYLTAGLFVVVVLGMVSWFAGFSIFRLISYMREEIFLTLGTSSSEPALPGMLEKMRRLGCAESTVGFVIPTGYSFNLDGTNIYIAMAAIFLAQATDTPLGLGQQITLLLVAMISSKGASGVTGAGFITLAATLASVPSIPIQSLALLVGIDKFMSECRALTNLIGNGVATLVISRWENEVEAGALRESLAKPGSIVDLSVETV from the coding sequence ATGTCCGACTTCCCCGATAAAAAACCGTGGTACCGGATTCTGTACATCCAGGTTCTGATCGCGGTGTTTGCGGGAATCCTGCTCGGCTTCTTTTTCCCGGACCTGGGCAAGTCACTGAAACCGCTCGGCGACGGGTTCATCCGGCTCATCCGGATGATTATCGCTCCGATCATTTTTTGCACCGTTGTACACGGCATCGCCTCGATGGGGGATTTACGGAGGCTGGGTCGGATCGGCATCAAGACCCTGGTTTATTTTGAGGTCCTCTCGACGGTTGCCCTGATCATTGGGCTGATCGTGGTCAATACCCTCAAGCCCGGCGCCGGGCTTCACATCGACTCCTCCAAGCTGGACCCGGGCCTCGCAGGCGCCTACGCCGAGAAGGCGCATGCGCAAACCGTTGTCGATTTTGTATTAAACATTGTTCCAAGATCCTTCTTCGATGCCTTCGCGACGGGTGACATCCTGCAGGTCCTTCTGGTCTCCATTCTGGCTGCTTTCGCCATTGTCCCGATGGGCGCGCCGGGCCGTCATGTTCTGCATGTCATCGAGCAGGGCGGAAAAGTATTTTTCGGAATCATGCGGATCATCGTACAGGCGGCGCCTCTGGCGGCCCTTGGCGCCATGAGTTTCACGGTGGGAAGTTACGGGCTGGGCGCGCTCCGCCAGTTGCTGGCCCTGATGGCCGGATTTTATCTGACGGCCGGACTTTTTGTAGTCGTTGTTCTGGGAATGGTTTCATGGTTCGCCGGTTTCTCCATTTTCCGTTTGATCAGCTACATGCGGGAGGAGATTTTTCTGACGCTCGGCACCAGTTCCTCGGAACCCGCGCTGCCGGGCATGCTCGAAAAAATGCGCCGGCTCGGCTGTGCGGAATCGACCGTCGGCTTCGTGATCCCGACCGGATACAGTTTCAACCTCGACGGAACCAATATTTACATCGCGATGGCGGCGATTTTTCTCGCGCAGGCAACTGACACCCCGCTGGGGCTGGGACAACAAATCACGCTGCTTCTTGTCGCAATGATCTCATCGAAAGGCGCCAGCGGAGTGACCGGGGCCGGATTCATCACCCTGGCCGCAACGCTGGCTTCCGTACCCTCCATTCCAATCCAATCGCTCGCCCTCCTGGTCGGAATCGACAAGTTTATGAGCGAATGCCGTGCGCTGACCAACCTCATTGGAAATGGCGTGGCGACCCTGGTCATCAGCCGCTGGGAAAACGAGGTCGAGGCTGGCGCATTAAGAGAGTCGCTTGCAAAACCGGGCAGCATTGTCGATCTTTCCGTGGAAACAGTATGA